One window of the Eucalyptus grandis isolate ANBG69807.140 chromosome 6, ASM1654582v1, whole genome shotgun sequence genome contains the following:
- the LOC104449343 gene encoding probable inactive heme oxygenase 2, chloroplastic isoform X2 encodes MSLRPPPPPYRPAPPPPVCGFSFSRSCTIPLLSDPRRATPKLSLTPSCSSSTPPGVPTNPPLVKKRKRYRKLYPGETEGITEEMRFVAMRLRNVGGKYTHRVKRSGGSGSGGSGSDSGSDGEAEEVATGEGEGEGEGEGGGEGDAGGGLSSDGSEGGETWVPSLEGFVKYLVDSKLVFDTIERVIDESSDVAYAYFRKTGLERSEGLSKDLEWFSQQNVVIPNPSNAGISYSEYLEQLAEKSAPLFLSHFYNIYFSHIAGGQLIVNQKILEGRHLEFCQWEGDMHESLKGVREKLNMLGEHWSRDEKNKCLREATKSFRYMGQIVRLIIL; translated from the exons ATGTCTCTgcggcctccgccgccgccgtacAGACCAGCTCCGCCGCCTCCCGTCTGCGGGTTCTCATTCTCCAGGTCGTGCACCATCCCGCTTCTCAGCGACCCGAGGCGAGCGACGCCCAAGCTCTCCCTCACTCCCAgctgctcctcctccacccCGCCGGGCGTCCCCACCAACCCGCCGTTGGTGAAGAAGAGGAAGCGGTACCGGAAGCTCTACCCGGGGGAGACCGAGGGCATCACCGAGGAGATGAGGTTCGTCGCCATGAGGCTCCGCAACGTCGGCGGCAAGTACACGCACAGGGTCAAGAGAAGCGgtggcagcggcagcggcggcagcgGAAGCGATAGCggcagcgacggcgaggccgaggaggTGGCGAccggagaaggagaaggagaaggagaaggagaaggaggaggggaagggGACGCGGGTGGTGGGTTGTCGTCGGATGGGAGTGAGGGTGGGGAGACGTGGGTCCCTAGCTTGGAAGGCTTCGTCAAGTACTTGGTCGATAGCAAGCTGGTTTTCGACACCATCGAGAGGGTCATCGACGAATCGAGTGATGTTGCTT ATGCTTACTTCAGGAAAACTGGATTGGAACGTTCAGAAGGCCTTTCGAAAGACCTAGAATGGTTTTCCCAGCAGAATGTTGTAATCCCCAATCCTAGCAATGCAGGGATTTCGTATTCCGAGTATTTAGAGCAACTTGCAGAAAAGAGTGCCCCTTTGTTCCTGTCTCATTTTTACAACATATACTTCTCCCACATAGCAGGTGGTCAATTGATAGTGAACCAG AAGATACTTGAAGGAAGGCATTTGGAATTCTGCCAATGGGAAGGAGATATGCATGAATCACTGAAAGGTGTGCGAGAGAAGCTTAACATGCTTGGAGAG CACTGGTCTCgtgatgagaaaaataaatgcttGAGAGAAGCGACAAAATCCTTTCGTTATATGGGGCAAATTGTGAGGTTGATCATCTTGTAA
- the LOC104449343 gene encoding probable inactive heme oxygenase 2, chloroplastic isoform X1 yields the protein MSLRPPPPPYRPAPPPPVCGFSFSRSCTIPLLSDPRRATPKLSLTPSCSSSTPPGVPTNPPLVKKRKRYRKLYPGETEGITEEMRFVAMRLRNVGGKYTHRVKRSGGSGSGGSGSDSGSDGEAEEVATGEGEGEGEGEGGGEGDAGGGLSSDGSEGGETWVPSLEGFVKYLVDSKLVFDTIERVIDESSDVAYAYFRKTGLERSEGLSKDLEWFSQQNVVIPNPSNAGISYSEYLEQLAEKSAPLFLSHFYNIYFSHIAGGQLIVNQVSQKILEGRHLEFCQWEGDMHESLKGVREKLNMLGEHWSRDEKNKCLREATKSFRYMGQIVRLIIL from the exons ATGTCTCTgcggcctccgccgccgccgtacAGACCAGCTCCGCCGCCTCCCGTCTGCGGGTTCTCATTCTCCAGGTCGTGCACCATCCCGCTTCTCAGCGACCCGAGGCGAGCGACGCCCAAGCTCTCCCTCACTCCCAgctgctcctcctccacccCGCCGGGCGTCCCCACCAACCCGCCGTTGGTGAAGAAGAGGAAGCGGTACCGGAAGCTCTACCCGGGGGAGACCGAGGGCATCACCGAGGAGATGAGGTTCGTCGCCATGAGGCTCCGCAACGTCGGCGGCAAGTACACGCACAGGGTCAAGAGAAGCGgtggcagcggcagcggcggcagcgGAAGCGATAGCggcagcgacggcgaggccgaggaggTGGCGAccggagaaggagaaggagaaggagaaggagaaggaggaggggaagggGACGCGGGTGGTGGGTTGTCGTCGGATGGGAGTGAGGGTGGGGAGACGTGGGTCCCTAGCTTGGAAGGCTTCGTCAAGTACTTGGTCGATAGCAAGCTGGTTTTCGACACCATCGAGAGGGTCATCGACGAATCGAGTGATGTTGCTT ATGCTTACTTCAGGAAAACTGGATTGGAACGTTCAGAAGGCCTTTCGAAAGACCTAGAATGGTTTTCCCAGCAGAATGTTGTAATCCCCAATCCTAGCAATGCAGGGATTTCGTATTCCGAGTATTTAGAGCAACTTGCAGAAAAGAGTGCCCCTTTGTTCCTGTCTCATTTTTACAACATATACTTCTCCCACATAGCAGGTGGTCAATTGATAGTGAACCAG GTCTCTCAGAAGATACTTGAAGGAAGGCATTTGGAATTCTGCCAATGGGAAGGAGATATGCATGAATCACTGAAAGGTGTGCGAGAGAAGCTTAACATGCTTGGAGAG CACTGGTCTCgtgatgagaaaaataaatgcttGAGAGAAGCGACAAAATCCTTTCGTTATATGGGGCAAATTGTGAGGTTGATCATCTTGTAA
- the LOC104451864 gene encoding uncharacterized protein LOC104451864: MLVAAVMDIVTSNCDDLDKKSVKSTLPKNAEMRDIAAAIEVIEEGALHMDETSGNEDDDNGDSSMKGIGIKILEGSTVLGLARTNGPTNVEHLDAGRTEGVELAPKKMALQRTFDNSVAQGNLLSAVVPGLWDDLHCEHVAVPFAAWALANWALASEENRCHIQELDQDGHAVMTALGAPERSVRWHGSLVARLLLEDRNLPLNDSVPEWSSSLLSTISQASKNEDIPLALVALSAFLVSVERSSEAQRVVMEKGLYLLRDIVKRTAKHKQVQEALAKALELLSTGDTHLSLEESQRWSAILLQWVCGRSSSDIVRSSATKVLSCILEDYGPYSVPISQGWLAILLSEILGFSKASSVKENAQPKSDKVKNQIDQSNMLSAGQIANQLAGAVVGLAGNQLETATQSLDTLPLADLLSIEPFVGPSKVLKKDGRPRISAADSALATLKGIKALTELCAEDVSSQDRVTEYGVLHLLRRFLLCDDYEKLAAIEAYDASRATEVAQRVSDAPAESSLPENNGSSNVRVPPTGHIRKHAARFLTILSLLPKVREFIVKDDAWCRWLEDCANGKIPGCNDPKLQSYARATLLNVLCNDQVDGDDSSVSGNAGGSSICPRYDDVIFLINPELPHWKCLKRIGRNAAPGSNSSVAGPNSENFGDSPGKRSSDEEILSRSGDVSHNGLNSELPPLDVVFVHGLRGGPYKTWRITDDKTSTKSGLVERIDQEAGNEGTFWPGEWLSTDFSEARLFTLKYKTNLTQWSGATLPLQEVSSMLLRKLVAAGIGDRPVVFITHSMGGLVVKQMLYKAMTENLDSLVKNTVGVVFYSCPHFGSKLADMPWRMGLVLRPAPTIGELRSGSPRLIELNDFIRQRNKKGLLDVLSFCETKVTPIVEGYGGWAFRMEIVPIESAYPGFGELVVLDSTDHINSCKPVNHTDPSYTETLDFLRKLKAQYSNTHR; the protein is encoded by the exons ATGCTAGTTGCTGCAGTAATGGACATTGTCACGTCTAACTGCGATGATTTGGATAAGAAATCAGTGAAGTCTACCTTGCCAAAAAATGCGGAAATGAGAGATATTGCTGCCGCCATTGAGGTTATTGAGGAAGGTGCACTGCATATGGATGAGACCAGTGGAAATGAAGATGATGACAATGGTGATAGCAGTATGAAAGGAATTGGGATCAAGATCCTAGAAGGTTCTACAGTTTTAGGACTTGCTAGAACTAATGGACCAACAAATGTGGAGCATTTAGATGCTGGCCGTACTGAAGGAGTAGAGCTTGCACCCAAAAAAATGGCACTGCAACGTACTTTTGATAATTCAGTAGCACAAGGCAATTTGTTATCTGCTGTGGTCCCTGGACTTTGGGATGATCTGCATTGTGAACATGTTGCCGTACCTTTTGCTGCATGGGCTTTAGCAAATTGGGCATTGGCATCTGAGGAGAATAGATGCCATATTCAAGAGCTGGATCAAGATGGGCATGCTGTCATGACTGCTTTGGGAGCTCCTGAGCGATCTGTCAGATGGCATGGGAGTCTGGTGGCTCGCTTGCTACTGGAGGATCGTAATTTGCCTCTAAATGATTCTGTTCCTGAGTGGAGTTCAAGCCTCCTTTCCACCATATCTCAGGCAAGCAAAAATGAAGACATTCCACTTGCTCTGGTGGCATTATCTGCATTTCTGGTTTCTGTTGAAAGAAGCTCAGAGGCGCAAAGAGTTGTCATGGAGAAAGGGCTCTACCTGTTAAGAGATATTGTTAAGAGGACAGCTAAGCACAAACAAGTACAAGAAGCACTGGCAAAGGCATTGGAGTTGCTTTCTACAGGGGACACTCATTTATCTCTTGAAGAGAGTCAACGATGGTCTGCAATATTGCTTCAGTGGGTATGTGGGAGAAGTTCCTCTGATATAGTACGATCTTCAGCGACAAAGGTCCTCTCATGCATTCTTGAAGACTATGGACCATATTCTGTGCCGATTTCGCAAGGCTGGTTAGCTATCCTGCTATCAGAAATTCTGGGTTTCAGCAAAGCATCATCCGTCAAAGAAAATGCTCAACCCAAGAGCGACAAAGTGAAG AATCAAATTGATCAGTCGAATATGCTTTCTGCTGGACAAATTGCTAATCAGTTGGCAGGTGCTGTTGTTGGTTTAGCTGGAAATCAGTTGGAAACGGCTACCCAGTCTCTTGACACACTTCCGTTAGCAGATCTCCTGTCTATTGAACCTTTTGTTGGACCATCTAAAGTCCTAAAGAAAGATGGTCGCCCCAGAATTAGTGCTGCAGATTCTGCATTGGCGACCCTCAAAGGGATTAAAGCACTTACTGAATTATGTGCAGAAGATGTCTCCTCTCAGGACAGAGTAACAGAATACGGTGTATTACATTTGTTAAGGCGCTTTCTTCTATGTGATGATTATGAGAAACTTGCCGCTATTGAAGCATATGATGCATCAAGAGCCACAGAAGTTGCACAAAGGGTCTCAGATGCTCCTGCAGAGTCATCACTTCCAGAAAATAATGGATCTTCTAATGTTCGAGTGCCGCCGACTGGCCACATTCGGAAGCATGCGGCTCGTTTTTTGACCATCCTTTCACTTCTACCAAAAGTCCGGGAGTTCATTGTAAAAGATGATGCTTGGTGTAGATGGCTTGAAGATTGTGCCAATGGGAAAATTCCAGGTTGCAATGACCCCAAATTACAGAGCTATGCTAGGGCAACACTATTGAATGTGCTTTGCAATGACCAGGTGGATGGAGACGATTCGAGTGTCTCTGGCAATGCAGGTGGAAGCAGCATATGTCCTCgttatgatgatgtgatatTTCTAATCAATCCTGAACTGCCTCACTGGAAGTGTTTGAAAAGGATAGGTAGAAATGCTGCTCCTGGTAGTAACTCATCTGTGGCTGGTCCTAATTCTGAGAATTTTGGGGACTCACCTGGGAAAAGGTCTTCCGATGAGGAGATCTTGTCAAGATCGGGTGATGTATCTCACAACGGCTTAAACTCAGAGCTACCTCCGTTAGATGTTGTTTTTGTTCATGGTTTGCGAGGAGGGCCTTACAAGACATGGCGCATAACAGACGACAAAACTTCAACAAAGTCAGGCTTGGTTGAGAGGATTGATCAGGAAGCAGGGAATGAAGGAACGTTCTGGCCAGGTGAATGGCTTTCTACTGATTTCTCTGAAGCGCGTCTCTTTACTCTCAAATACAAG ACTAATCTTACCCAGTGGTCTGGAGCTACCCTCCCTCTTCAG GAAGTGAGCTCCATGCTTTTGCGGAAGCTTGTTGCTGCGGGTATAGGGGATCGTCCTGTTGTGTTCATAACTCATAG CATGGGTGGCCTTGTTGTCAAGCAGATGCTTTATAAAgcaatgacagaaaatcttgaCAGCCTGGTGAAGAATACTGTTGGAGTT GTGTTCTACAGCTGTCCACACTTTGGAAGCAAACTTGCGGACATGCCTTGGCGAATGGGTCTTGTGCTTCGTCCAGCCCCAACT ATAGGAGAGCTAAGAAGTGGGTCTCCAAGATTGATAGAGTTAAACGACTTCATTCGTCAGCGAAACAAGAAAGGACTGCTAGATGTGTTGAGTTTCTGTGAG ACCAAGGTAACTCCAATTGTAGAAGGTTACGGAGGATGGGCTTTCCGGATGGAAATTGTGCCAATCGAGTCAGCATATCCTGGATTTGGTGAACTTGTT GTACTGGACTCAACAGATCATATAAATTCATGCAAACCGGTTAACCACACTGATCCTTCATACACAGAGACATTGGATTTTCTGCgcaagctgaaagcccaatacTCCAATACACATAGATGA